In Drosophila busckii strain San Diego stock center, stock number 13000-0081.31 chromosome 3R, ASM1175060v1, whole genome shotgun sequence, the sequence AACAACACGTCCGCTGGGGCTGCCGACGCAGCTGGCTCGGAGCAGCCACCGCGGCCGCCGCGCAGTCGTTTGCCCACAGATCCCAGCCCGGATAGCCACAGCTCAGCCAGCAGTTCGGACAACTTTGTGGAttgtagcagcaacagtagcagctcCAATATACTGTTAGTACCGCCCTCCCCAGGCGTAGCCCAAGTTGGCATGGGCCATGCCATCAAGCATCGCTTTAGCAAATGGTACGGCTTCATGGCCACCTGCAAGCtgtgccaaaagcaaatgctcaGTCATGGGCTCAAGTGCATAGACTGCAAGTACATTTGTCACAAGTCCTGCGCACAGCATGTGCCGCTGTCCTGCGGTCTGCCGCCCGAGTATATACACGAGTTTCGCCAGCAGACACAGGGCTGGGAGCATgtgggcagcaacagcagcagcaaggccTCACCAGTGCCTAAGAAGAGCACGTTGGGCaagccacagctgcagcaacagcaactgcatcATGGCGACAGTAGCTcgcccagctccagctgcaatAGCTCAACGCCTAGCAGCCCAGCGCTgtttcagcaacagcaactgcagcagcagcagcaacatcaccAACAGTTGCAAATTGCTACGCCCAATGCCCTGCAATTGAAGCCCAATCCAAGCCTAGCACACGctcaacaccagcagcagagTCAATTCAACTTTCCCAATGTGACCATCACCAGCATAAGCACCAGCAATAGCAACACTAGTGCTGCCCAGACGCTCATCTCCAATGAGTCGAGCGCTGCAGCGAATGAAACACTGGCCAAtggcaataacaattgcaacaacggtggtggcggcagcggcagcaccagcagccacagcagcagcaataacgtgtgcaacaatagcagcagcaactcgaacagcaacaacaacagcagcagcaatagccaCAGCAACATGAACTGCATTAACGGGCATTTGAGCTCGCTCATAAGCAGCCAGGCCTCAACGCATTCAGCCGCCTCGCAGGCCTCgcatgtcagcagcagcagcactgctaCTTATACATCCAGCCTGGTCAACAGCGGCAGCTTTTTTCCGCGCAAGCTGAGCAATGCGGGCGTGGATAAGCGCACGCCCTTTACCAGCGAATTCACGGACACACACAAGTCGAACGATAGCGACAAGACGGTCTCGTTGTCGGGCAGCGCCAGCACGGACTCGGATCGCACGCCAGTGCGCCTTGATTCCACAGAGGATGGCGACTCGGGTCAGTGGCGTCAAAACTCCATATCGCTTAAGGAGTGGGATATACCATATGGCGATCTCCATTTGCTCGAACGCATTGGCCAGGGACGCTTTGGCACTGTGCATCGTGCGCTCTGGCATGGCGATGTGGCCGTCAAGCTGCTCAACGAGGATTATCTGCAGGATGAGCATATGCTGGAAACATTTCGCAGCGAAGTGGCCAATTTCAAAAAGACACGTCACGAGAATCTTGTGCTGTTCATGGGCGCCTGCATGAATCCGCCGTATCTGGCCATTGTCACATCGCTGTGCAAGGGCAACACCCTCTATACGTATATACATCAGCGACGTGAGAAGTTCGCCATGAATCGCACGCTGCTGATTGCTCAGCAGATAGCGCAGGGCATGGGTTATCTGCATGCGCGGGACATAATACACAAGGATCTGCGCACCAAGAACATATTCATTGAGAACGGCAAAGTGATCATCACGGACTTTGGACTCTTTAGCTCCACAAAGCTGCTGTACTGTGATATGGGCCTGGGCATACCGCACAATTGGCTCTGCTATCTGGCGCCGGAGCTAATACGCGCCCTCAAGCCGTATAAGCCAGCGGGCGAGTGTCTGGAGTTCAGCGCGCCATCGGATGTCTACTCGTTTGGCACTGTTTGGTATGAGCTCATATGCGGTGAGTTTACGTTTAAGGATCAGCCGGCAGAGTCGATCATTTGGCAGGTGGGTCGTGGCATGAAACAATCGCTGGCCAACCTGCAGTCTGGACGAGATGTCAAAGATCTGCTAATGCACTGTTGGGCATATGAAAAGGGGAACCGTCCGGACTTTGCCATCTTGCTACAACTGCTCGAGAATCTGCCAAAGAAACGCTTGGCGCGCAGTCCCTCACATCCTGTTAATCTGTCGCGTTCCGCTGAGTCTGTGTTCTAGGCGTACgcatacaagcacacacacacacatacatacacacatacatgcatgtatgtatacactATGCGTTActtatacgtatgtatgtaagcaGGCACAGTTTCTAATTAGTACAATTCcacgttttaaatttaagcaaccatacgtacatacacatacatataaatatgttaaactctaactgtaattaattattgtgcgttttaaaatgtcaaatgtgAAAGTCGCTCGCAAAAGCAATTGAGCGGGGCGGGAAGGGCGCGAGACaggaagagagcgagagagagcaaagctcATTTCCTCAGCCTTTTATGTTTTTAGTATGTACGCAACTCAACGACTCTCAACAGCAAAGTTCAAATAAGCATgtgttacaacaacaaacaaataaacaaatattgtacataattattagaaaacaggcaaacaaataacgATTAAACTAATTACACACATACTAGTATGATGCGTATTGAATATCCAGGTTATagcaatttacataaaaaattacaaattgtacAGGattgttaatgtttaatttacaaaaacgaaaagacaaaatgtttaaatgttcATGAGCAAGAGCGTGCAAAAACTGAATTCTGAATATACTAATAGGGataacacacatgcatatatttacatGTATCAAATTGTATGTGAATGAGAAACAAACACTGTGGCAAATCTATATGTAAACGTAAATCAGGtgagcaattttaaaattgttaattatgtGTAAggtgcaacaaacaaaaaatattgagacgtatatataaatatacaaactatatgtgaacaaataattataatagacATGCAAGCATTATGTATTgttcaaatacatatacatatttagatAAAGAGTTGAAtgctaattatatatacatacacgagaaatgtcaaaataaaagctatcACTTCAACCAAATCAATTATAcagaattcatttaaatttgttataataaagcAATATTGCACAGGtataattgtaatataaacaaaatacaaaaataacacAACAAATGAGTTCTTATTTCCATAGATCAAAGATTCTTTTTCACAACTCACCCTATATTGTGGATGAGAACGTAGTGTGTTTACAATTGCGGCGCCAATAATATGTTGCAACAAAGGCAGACGCTGTGCCAGAGGCGTATCCATGCTAATGTGCAACTGTGTGGAGAACATGGCGCAGCCCAAAGGACTCAGCCACTGAAAGAAAAAAGAACAGCGTCAATAAGCAGGCAATACAATATTAAGGCAAGGAAGCCTATAAACTCCTGGTCTTGCTCACCTGATTATTATGGCGACCCATGCCTGCTGTCTGCTGCAGTGGCAGCACTACAATGCCATGCATTAGCTCCAGATCATTAATCAAATTCATCGAGCTGCTTATGACAGGCGCATAGATGACCAATCGACCAATGTGTTCCGTTTTTAAGCactacaatatataaaacgtTTTATtacaagttttaaatattttcaacagtGTATGCTTACGTCGAAATAATCCACAGTTGAGAAATCATCTGGGCAGGAATGTATTAGAATAGGCAAGAGATTTGTGCTTGCTGTTGGTGGCTTGTCATCTCGGCCACAGAATTTCAGCGTTAGCTTTGGTGTTACAATAACATTCTCGGAGCCACTGCAGCGGGAACCCAATTTTTCAAGCAACTCGAATTTAGACTAAAATACAAAGGTAATAGATTAAGCTACGTGAATGCAGAGCATACAGCTTAGCTCACCTCATGACGACCCAGGAAATATGCTTGCTTATAGACAATGCCAGCTCCAggtgctgctccagctgcagtttgtgTACTCTGCACATCCACATCCAAATACTTGCGCAATAGATGCGCAAAGATCTCCAGACGTGTGCGCTCATTTTGCTTCAAGATGGAGCACTTGACTTcgtcaaactcaaactcactGGGACTGGTCTCCAAATGAACCTGAAGAATAATGTggttaatcaaaaataaatataaattatattttttagctgctctTGGTACCTGGGAGAATATAGCCTTGCCGCCACTTTGTAAGCTATTGGCCAGCACTATGCTGGGCGTGTTCCAAGTTTCCTCGCTGCCCAGTACTTGCACATCCAGTTTGTGATTATGGCCAATCAGATCTTTCATTTCCATGGACCTTGGACATACTAAAGCTCTAAGCGGTGTTCGTTTTGCGTtttgatttggtttttgtttgtttgtttagttggTTGGCAGGATAATAATagtgagcacacacacatatagaagCACACAGGATATCAAGgaacaaacacaaaatgtaaaacaaataaagcaagcaaaacagtaaaaaataaaaaaaacaggtGGGGAAATCACATTATACAACAATCAGTTGTGCATAGGAAGTAGATAAATAAATGGTTATAATGttagaatatacatatatatgcatagttAGATAGGAATTAAAAAAGAAGTGAAACGATGTTTAAATACATTGATTCAAAGCAATTATTAAACCATAATTTGGATAGATATATTAACATTCAATATAGAGGTTACTAAATCATGCAATGTATATGACGCAATCTTCCCTTTACATTTAgtaaatgtatatacaaattattcgATGTTTCCATGCTTCAATCAcaatatgtattatttatatgaaatttccAGTGGCCAGTTTAAAtaatgcgcatgtgtgtgtatgtatgtagcatAGCTACTTGGAGCTATTCAAACTTACGGATTTCGCGAATGCGTTGCAACGGTTGACTCTTCGCTATCAGAGGAGAAGTGTTTCTTTACCGGCGATGGCTGATAGCAGAAAATATGATGCATCATTTTTACACGCTGCCACTTGTCATAGGAGAACTGCACCAACTCGTGCTCTCGCACctatgtacataaattattaataaatgatcatacaaaaatatactaaGATAGTTATGAGCCTTACCTCCGCCGTGCGATAGTTGGGTAAAACGAAATGAAGTATATCAGAGCAGAGACTCAAAACCTTGCCACCATGTAGAAAGTAGTCCACAAGTATCTGTCCCACTGACGTTGATACAGAGCCACAGACTACCAGCAAAGCTGTCTGCTCCAGCCAAAATTTTTTAACAGCTTCTTGTGGCGTTAGTGCGTACACAGTGTACACATCACGTTCCAGCAGTTGTTCTAGAGTATTAATTACTGAATCCCGAGCGCTGCTACTGTCCGAGTAAACCAGCACATTCAACGGCTTGCTCTCGCCTAGGCTATCCTTGTTACGGCGCAATATGGGACGTGGTCGTGACCCAGAGGCACCTTGCGATGCTGACACTGGCGGTGGTGAAGTaggagcaactgcaacaaacgTTTTGGTGGGAGTAGTTTTTCTTGGCGCTGGCGTTGACGGTGCAGCTATTGGTTTGTTACTATCCTcagctggctttggctttgcctttgaagcagcaattttttcCAACTCGCTGGGCAGCGGCTTTATTGCCGTTACTTTGGCAGGAGACGTAGCCTTGGTGGTGGGCTCCACAACAGCTATTGCCTTAGTATTTCCAACAGGCGATTGCTCCATTGAACGCATTCCCAGCTTACTCTCGGTacgttgcttttgctgctcaaACTCATTGGCTTGATGAGCCAGCACTCCCAATGCGCGCAAGTCCTCCAAGTGTTTTTGCCAGCTCTCTGCACCGATCTCAGCAGAATTACGCGACTGACGCTTAACATGATTAGTTAGCAATTCGAAAGGCTGCGGATTACCTTCACGCAACACAGCTGAAAGTTTGATTGagattaatttttgtattcaaCGTTTAAAATTTACGGATATTGAGGAGGGGCTTACACTCAATCCTTATCAGTGGCAACTTatcatttatgcataaattattttgtaaaaatgtcATTATTAAAAGTTGAGTGAAATGTTGAACATCGGTTTCGATAAGTACTGCCAGGTGTGAATCTACCTTCCATGCTATAAGCTTACCGTAATCTTCCAGCTAGAAAAATTAGtcaatatgtttatatgtttttatagGTGTTTTTAACGCATCATACCCGCACAGCCAGAGTTTCCAACGAGTCCGCATCGCCTTGAGGCTCTAAGCGTGCCtccaacagcaattgcaaatgctgctTTGAATCTGTTGATAAAGTTACTCTGGGCTGCAGCTTGTTGTCTGTTGGCGTCGTCACAGGGCTTAAGGTATCGGATGCATAGGCAAATGGCAACCAGCTGGGTGCAGCTGGAAAGCTAATCCAAGGCGTAATCTGCAATGTTTGAACTGGGTGCAAGCAGCAACCACGTTGGTTGCCATGTAACCACAAAATATCCGTTACCTTGGCCGCATTCCGATTCCCGCACAACTCAGAGCTAGCAAAGGTGGCATCTGTTGAAGCAGACAAGCCAATTGATTAGTCCCttgatatacatacacacacacgctcttATCTTATTGGCAATCAACTTACCAAAACCATCCTCGCCACCTGGCTGTAGCGTATAAAATGCAATGCTTGCTGATTGCGCCAATTGTTCCGTAATCTTTTTACATGTTCTTTGAATGCGCCAGGACTGCACCAATGTGGCGCTCACGTAATACAGTGTTAACATTTTGGACTAGGTAGTGCAGCACGCAGCTTACGTTTATATTCATAAGTAACAATCGCACGCACAGCAACTAATGGAATAATCAACCATAGGCGCTtgaataaaatcaatttatggtTTCGTAATTTTGAGCTCTTTCCATTTGCTGTTTTCACTACTGGAGCTTTATTCGTGCTTCCTTGCCAACTGTTTGACACAGTTTTTGCATTACGCTCCACCCTCACCGTTATTGTTGATTACCGCTCTTTCACTTTCGCGCAAGGCTtatcaaaaccaaaacaaaccGGCCGCCACCGATAAAAGTTGCCGTATAATATTGCATTATTCGCATGACgtgaattattttaaacaattttatgcttattctATGTAACTACGCGTATATTTTCTGCTGTGTCCATAAGTAAAATACGTTTCATattaattctttaaaattCCGCATATTGCAAGCGCCCCTATCGATATTATCTCATCTCATTCAATGGTGTATCGATTGTTACACGCAATAAATTCAAGATGGCACCATCTCAaagttgttaaacaatttgcaatgcgGTGTTTTTAACTTATTTCAATACAAATAGGAATCAATTGTGTAAGTTGAACTTAAATGCttgtattgaaaattttttaaaccattattagttttaaattggAACAACCATAGCTGAGAACGGTATGTTATTTGGTCTGGACAAGCTGAGCACAACTCGtcgacttttgtttattgcggCTGTTCTGGGCATTGTACTTTATGCAAAAACCTATATACTGCCCGAACTGGAGTGGGATTGGTCTGCAAGTGACTTATAAATGATATAGCAATGACTGAAAGGCGTGTCTCATATTTCTACAATGCCGATGTGGGTAACTTCCACTACGGTGCTGGGCATCCAATGAAGCCACAGCGCTTAGCAGTTACCCACAGTCTAGTTATGAACTACGGCTTGAACAAAAAGATGAAAATCTACAGACCGTACAAGTAGGTGCTCAAGTAGAAGTTCATACTTGTTTacttaatgtttataatttgtatagaGCGAGTGCACAGGACATGCTGCGTTTTCATAGTGATGAATACATTGCCTACTTGCAACAGGTGACGCCACAGAATATACAGTGCAATTGTAGGTACAAacataatattttcttttataactGCTGCTAATTTGCTTCTTCCAGCCGTGGcctatacaaaatatttggcacACTTTAGTGTTGGTGAGGACTGTCCTGTATTCGATGGGCTGTTTGACTTTTGCGCAATGTATACAGGAGCTTCGCTTGAAGGTGCACAGAAACTTAACCATAATCACAGCGACATCTGCATAAACTGGTCAGGAGGTCTGCATCATGCTAAGAAATTTGAAGCCTCAGGTTTTTGTTATGTGAATGACATTGTCATTGGCATACTGGAGCTCTTAAAGTATAATCCGCGAGTGTTGTATATAGACATAGATGTACATCATGGCGATGGTGTGCAAGAGGCATTCTATTTAACAGATCGTGTAATGACAGCGTCATTTCATAAATACGGCAATTACTTCTTTCCTGGCACTGGAGATATGTATGAGATTGGTGCGGAGTCTGGTCGTTATTATAGTGTTAATGTACCGCTTAAGGAGGGTATTGATGATCAGAGTTACTTCCAAGTGTTTAAGCCGATCATTTCTGCCATAATGGACTTTTATAGACCCACGGCAATTGTATTACAATGTGGTGCTGACTCCTTAGCTGGAGATCGTCTTGGTTGCTTTTCGCTTAGCACACGTGGACACGGAGAGTGTGTCAAGTTCGTGAAAGAATTGAATGTGCCCACGTTGGTGGTTGGTGGTGGCGGCTACACCTTGCGCAACGTGGCACGATGCTGGACGCATGAAACCTCACTGCTCTTGGATCAAGATATATCAAATGACCTGCCCGAAACCGAATATTATGATTTTTTTGCGCCCGACTTTACGTTACATCCAGAAATCAACTCGCGTCAAGATAATGCCAACTCAAAACAATATTTGGAACTAATTGTTAAGCATGTTTATGAGAATCTCAAGATGTGCCAACATTCACCAAGCGTGCAAATGATACAAACACCACCAGACGTAGATCTGGAGGAATTGCGCTCAAGAGAAGAATCTGATCCGGATATACGCATGTCACAGGCCGAGGAGGACAAACTAGTCGATGCAAAAAATGAGTTTTACGATAACGAACAAGACCAGGACAAGCCAGATTCAGTTGAAAGTTAAGATTGTATATAACTATTAAGTCTTTTAGATTTtaagaaatgcaaacaatgaACAGACGGTCAAGCTTGGGCTTTAAAAtagacacatatatatatttaataattatattgctAAGCGAAACTGGACTAAGTTGATCGCAGCTTACACACGATCACTTCCTATTGAAAAGGTATCGCAATTATAAGAGACGCAATAAGCTGTTTTCCAGCTCTTTGTGGTATGGGCTAATGAGAGTAGAGGAACGATCCGCAACTTTTACCAGCCAGTTGTTGTGTTGGCCAGGCGTCGCATGCGTCGCGTATTTCGGTCTTGGTCACGTATTTTCTTCTCCATTTCAGCATCGGTTAGCGTCTCTAGGAATGGTGCCCATGCGTCCGCATCACTTGGATTGCGGAATGGTACATCAATGGTGGATAATGGCGCCTCACTAAATGCATAGGTGCGACAATGCCAGGATAATTGGCCACGTATGCTATATGCAATCGCTGTGACAAATTCACCGCCGAGTCCAAGTTCGGCGCACAACTTGATGGCAAATTCCTCGGGATTGTTGTTCTTCTCAGACATATCCCACTCAACCTGATCGACAAGTGATGTGTTGCCCACATGTATATTGAGTTTGACTATGACACGCTGATCGCAGCTCTCCTCTAATATAGCAGGATCATTGGGAAATGCTTCAATCTGCTGGCGTATGGCCTGAGCAATAGCCGGGACAAAGGGTATGGGATTTAAGTCCAAGTCATCGCACAGCACTTCAGCGAATTGCTCTGGTGTTATCATACTTTCGTTTTTGTTCCAAGTGA encodes:
- the LOC108603830 gene encoding kinase suppressor of Ras 1, whose translation is MSSSAAAQLTAPPVSKNNSANSSNNNTAATASESNLIIIQDMIDLSANHLEGLRTQCATSATLTQQEIRCLESKLVRYFSELLLTKARLNERIPANGLLPHQQATGNELRQWLRVVGLSPESLNVCLASLTTLEQSLQLSDEDLKQLLTQNQPSNQHGEELRRLTKAMHNLRKCMETLESNGAIAPSSDPEQWHWDSWDRPHAHHMHRGSIGNIGANLNTASPRAHHRQHQHAHTNSKSKGSNNSTSSSRSEPQNQQQQQQHQHHNYQQQPLTGSQMTLTLTPSPPNSPFTPASTASNSGTPQRSRSTTTAAGGTPPPAKKHQTLFMHNNTSAGAADAAGSEQPPRPPRSRLPTDPSPDSHSSASSSDNFVDCSSNSSSSNILLVPPSPGVAQVGMGHAIKHRFSKWYGFMATCKLCQKQMLSHGLKCIDCKYICHKSCAQHVPLSCGLPPEYIHEFRQQTQGWEHVGSNSSSKASPVPKKSTLGKPQLQQQQLHHGDSSSPSSSCNSSTPSSPALFQQQQLQQQQQHHQQLQIATPNALQLKPNPSLAHAQHQQQSQFNFPNVTITSISTSNSNTSAAQTLISNESSAAANETLANGNNNCNNGGGGSGSTSSHSSSNNVCNNSSSNSNSNNNSSSNSHSNMNCINGHLSSLISSQASTHSAASQASHVSSSSTATYTSSLVNSGSFFPRKLSNAGVDKRTPFTSEFTDTHKSNDSDKTVSLSGSASTDSDRTPVRLDSTEDGDSGQWRQNSISLKEWDIPYGDLHLLERIGQGRFGTVHRALWHGDVAVKLLNEDYLQDEHMLETFRSEVANFKKTRHENLVLFMGACMNPPYLAIVTSLCKGNTLYTYIHQRREKFAMNRTLLIAQQIAQGMGYLHARDIIHKDLRTKNIFIENGKVIITDFGLFSSTKLLYCDMGLGIPHNWLCYLAPELIRALKPYKPAGECLEFSAPSDVYSFGTVWYELICGEFTFKDQPAESIIWQVGRGMKQSLANLQSGRDVKDLLMHCWAYEKGNRPDFAILLQLLENLPKKRLARSPSHPVNLSRSAESVF
- the LOC108603831 gene encoding biotin--protein ligase isoform X2, translating into MLTLYYVSATLVQSWRIQRTCKKITEQLAQSASIAFYTLQPGGEDGFDATFASSELCGNRNAAKVTDILWLHGNQRGCCLHPVQTLQITPWISFPAAPSWLPFAYASDTLSPVTTPTDNKLQPRVTLSTDSKQHLQLLLEARLEPQGDADSLETLAVRLEDYGKLIAWKVDSHLAVLIETDVQHFTQLLIMTFLQNNLCINDKLPLIRIESVLREGNPQPFELLTNHVKRQSRNSAEIGAESWQKHLEDLRALGVLAHQANEFEQQKQRTESKLGMRSMEQSPVGNTKAIAVVEPTTKATSPAKVTAIKPLPSELEKIAASKAKPKPAEDSNKPIAAPSTPAPRKTTPTKTFVAVAPTSPPPVSASQGASGSRPRPILRRNKDSLGESKPLNVLVYSDSSSARDSVINTLEQLLERDVYTVYALTPQEAVKKFWLEQTALLVVCGSVSTSVGQILVDYFLHGGKVLSLCSDILHFVLPNYRTAEVREHELVQFSYDKWQRVKMMHHIFCYQPSPVKKHFSSDSEESTVATHSRNPSMEMKDLIGHNHKLDVQVLGSEETWNTPSIVLANSLQSGGKAIFSQVHLETSPSEFEFDEVKCSILKQNERTRLEIFAHLLRKYLDVDVQSTQTAAGAAPGAGIVYKQAYFLGRHESKFELLEKLGSRCSGSENVIVTPKLTLKFCGRDDKPPTASTNLLPILIHSCPDDFSTVDYFDCLKTEHIGRLVIYAPVISSSMNLINDLELMHGIVVLPLQQTAGMGRHNNQWLSPLGCAMFSTQLHISMDTPLAQRLPLLQHIIGAAIVNTLRSHPQYRVLDIALKWPNDIIANGNNKIGGLVVNTILQGSQAIVNIGSGINLNNSKPTVCINDVITQYNNRHPAANLPQLKYEQFMAFIFNEIERILAIVQNGHFDYFYNLYYDLWLHGEQSVRICLKNDEEKDATIVGIDDYGFLKVKLASGEIETVQPDGNSFDMLKGLIVPKYH
- the LOC108603831 gene encoding biotin--protein ligase isoform X1, translating into MLTLYYVSATLVQSWRIQRTCKKITEQLAQSASIAFYTLQPGGEDGFDATFASSELCGNRNAAKVTDILWLHGNQRGCCLHPVQTLQITPWISFPAAPSWLPFAYASDTLSPVTTPTDNKLQPRVTLSTDSKQHLQLLLEARLEPQGDADSLETLAVRLEDYGKLIAWKVDSHLAVLIETDVQHFTQLLIMTFLQNNLCINDKLPLIRIESVLREGNPQPFELLTNHVKRQSRNSAEIGAESWQKHLEDLRALGVLAHQANEFEQQKQRTESKLGMRSMEQSPVGNTKAIAVVEPTTKATSPAKVTAIKPLPSELEKIAASKAKPKPAEDSNKPIAAPSTPAPRKTTPTKTFVAVAPTSPPPVSASQGASGSRPRPILRRNKDSLGESKPLNVLVYSDSSSARDSVINTLEQLLERDVYTVYALTPQEAVKKFWLEQTALLVVCGSVSTSVGQILVDYFLHGGKVLSLCSDILHFVLPNYRTAEVREHELVQFSYDKWQRVKMMHHIFCYQPSPVKKHFSSDSEESTVATHSRNPALVCPRSMEMKDLIGHNHKLDVQVLGSEETWNTPSIVLANSLQSGGKAIFSQVHLETSPSEFEFDEVKCSILKQNERTRLEIFAHLLRKYLDVDVQSTQTAAGAAPGAGIVYKQAYFLGRHESKFELLEKLGSRCSGSENVIVTPKLTLKFCGRDDKPPTASTNLLPILIHSCPDDFSTVDYFDCLKTEHIGRLVIYAPVISSSMNLINDLELMHGIVVLPLQQTAGMGRHNNQWLSPLGCAMFSTQLHISMDTPLAQRLPLLQHIIGAAIVNTLRSHPQYRVLDIALKWPNDIIANGNNKIGGLVVNTILQGSQAIVNIGSGINLNNSKPTVCINDVITQYNNRHPAANLPQLKYEQFMAFIFNEIERILAIVQNGHFDYFYNLYYDLWLHGEQSVRICLKNDEEKDATIVGIDDYGFLKVKLASGEIETVQPDGNSFDMLKGLIVPKYH
- the LOC108603831 gene encoding biotin--protein ligase isoform X3 is translated as MLTLYYVSATLVQSWRIQRTCKKITEQLAQSASIAFYTLQPGGEDGFDATFASSELCGNRNAAKVTDILWLHGNQRGCCLHPVQTLQITPWISFPAAPSWLPFAYASDTLSPVTTPTDNKLQPRVTLSTDSKQHLQLLLEARLEPQGDADSLETLAVRLEDYAVLREGNPQPFELLTNHVKRQSRNSAEIGAESWQKHLEDLRALGVLAHQANEFEQQKQRTESKLGMRSMEQSPVGNTKAIAVVEPTTKATSPAKVTAIKPLPSELEKIAASKAKPKPAEDSNKPIAAPSTPAPRKTTPTKTFVAVAPTSPPPVSASQGASGSRPRPILRRNKDSLGESKPLNVLVYSDSSSARDSVINTLEQLLERDVYTVYALTPQEAVKKFWLEQTALLVVCGSVSTSVGQILVDYFLHGGKVLSLCSDILHFVLPNYRTAEVREHELVQFSYDKWQRVKMMHHIFCYQPSPVKKHFSSDSEESTVATHSRNPALVCPRSMEMKDLIGHNHKLDVQVLGSEETWNTPSIVLANSLQSGGKAIFSQVHLETSPSEFEFDEVKCSILKQNERTRLEIFAHLLRKYLDVDVQSTQTAAGAAPGAGIVYKQAYFLGRHESKFELLEKLGSRCSGSENVIVTPKLTLKFCGRDDKPPTASTNLLPILIHSCPDDFSTVDYFDCLKTEHIGRLVIYAPVISSSMNLINDLELMHGIVVLPLQQTAGMGRHNNQWLSPLGCAMFSTQLHISMDTPLAQRLPLLQHIIGAAIVNTLRSHPQYRVLDIALKWPNDIIANGNNKIGGLVVNTILQGSQAIVNIGSGINLNNSKPTVCINDVITQYNNRHPAANLPQLKYEQFMAFIFNEIERILAIVQNGHFDYFYNLYYDLWLHGEQSVRICLKNDEEKDATIVGIDDYGFLKVKLASGEIETVQPDGNSFDMLKGLIVPKYH
- the LOC108603831 gene encoding biotin--protein ligase isoform X4 — translated: MLTLYYVSATLVQSWRIQRTCKKITEQLAQSASIAFYTLQPGGEDGFDATFASSELCGNRNAAKVTDILWLHGNQRGCCLHPVQTLQITPWISFPAAPSWLPFAYASDTLSPVTTPTDNKLQPRVTLSTDSKQHLQLLLEARLEPQGDADSLETLAVRLEDYAVLREGNPQPFELLTNHVKRQSRNSAEIGAESWQKHLEDLRALGVLAHQANEFEQQKQRTESKLGMRSMEQSPVGNTKAIAVVEPTTKATSPAKVTAIKPLPSELEKIAASKAKPKPAEDSNKPIAAPSTPAPRKTTPTKTFVAVAPTSPPPVSASQGASGSRPRPILRRNKDSLGESKPLNVLVYSDSSSARDSVINTLEQLLERDVYTVYALTPQEAVKKFWLEQTALLVVCGSVSTSVGQILVDYFLHGGKVLSLCSDILHFVLPNYRTAEVREHELVQFSYDKWQRVKMMHHIFCYQPSPVKKHFSSDSEESTVATHSRNPSMEMKDLIGHNHKLDVQVLGSEETWNTPSIVLANSLQSGGKAIFSQVHLETSPSEFEFDEVKCSILKQNERTRLEIFAHLLRKYLDVDVQSTQTAAGAAPGAGIVYKQAYFLGRHESKFELLEKLGSRCSGSENVIVTPKLTLKFCGRDDKPPTASTNLLPILIHSCPDDFSTVDYFDCLKTEHIGRLVIYAPVISSSMNLINDLELMHGIVVLPLQQTAGMGRHNNQWLSPLGCAMFSTQLHISMDTPLAQRLPLLQHIIGAAIVNTLRSHPQYRVLDIALKWPNDIIANGNNKIGGLVVNTILQGSQAIVNIGSGINLNNSKPTVCINDVITQYNNRHPAANLPQLKYEQFMAFIFNEIERILAIVQNGHFDYFYNLYYDLWLHGEQSVRICLKNDEEKDATIVGIDDYGFLKVKLASGEIETVQPDGNSFDMLKGLIVPKYH
- the LOC108603642 gene encoding histone deacetylase 3 → MTERRVSYFYNADVGNFHYGAGHPMKPQRLAVTHSLVMNYGLNKKMKIYRPYKASAQDMLRFHSDEYIAYLQQVTPQNIQCNSVAYTKYLAHFSVGEDCPVFDGLFDFCAMYTGASLEGAQKLNHNHSDICINWSGGLHHAKKFEASGFCYVNDIVIGILELLKYNPRVLYIDIDVHHGDGVQEAFYLTDRVMTASFHKYGNYFFPGTGDMYEIGAESGRYYSVNVPLKEGIDDQSYFQVFKPIISAIMDFYRPTAIVLQCGADSLAGDRLGCFSLSTRGHGECVKFVKELNVPTLVVGGGGYTLRNVARCWTHETSLLLDQDISNDLPETEYYDFFAPDFTLHPEINSRQDNANSKQYLELIVKHVYENLKMCQHSPSVQMIQTPPDVDLEELRSREESDPDIRMSQAEEDKLVDAKNEFYDNEQDQDKPDSVES